The Eriocheir sinensis breed Jianghai 21 chromosome 29, ASM2467909v1, whole genome shotgun sequence genomic interval gcatctccttcccctcccttccttctcttccctccttccttctgctcccttcttctcccatcctcccttcctttcctcccctccttctgcttcctctctttcctttcccttccctttcctttcctttccttccctcctcccttcccctcccttccttctcttccctccttccttctgctcccttctcctcccatcctcccttcctttcctcccctccttctgcttcctctctttcctttcccttcccttctctttcctttcctttccttccctcctcccttcccctcccttccttctcttccctccttccattcctcatcctCCACTTTATCATTCCTATGCATCAATccacctacccttcctcctcctcctccttgtcaatcCCTTCCACCACTCCACTACCTTACCACTGCacctatccttcttcctcctcctcctcctcctcctcctcctctgccccgcACTGCCCCGCCCTGACCCCGCCTCGGCCAAGGTCAGGGAGGCGCAGTTACCCGCCCGGCGCCTGCAATCAAGACCCCAAAAAAGTGTTCCATTTTCTGCTTTTCTCAACGTCGTGGTCCATTTTCCTTGGTATGACGgcgcgtggtgtgtgtgtgtgtgtgtgtgtgtgtgtgcggtgagggaaggggaggggaggcgagggaaggaaagggaagggaaggaaagggcaaagggagcggaagaagggaaggaaagaaggaaggaaggaagggaagggaagggaaaggaaaggaaaggaggggaagggaagggaaggggaaggaaaggaagggaggatgggaaagggggagggaaataatgtaagggaaagaaggaaagaaggacggaaggaaggaaggaggaaggaaggaggaaggaaaggaaggaagggaaggaaggaggaaggaggaaggaaggaagggaagggaagggagggaaggaaagcgaagggaagggaagggaagggagggaaggagagggaaggaaagcgaagggaagggaagggaagggaaggaaggaaagcgaagggaagggaagggaaggggagggatgggaaggaagggatgggaaggaagggaagggaaggaagatttcTAAATGTCCCTGTTATTGAATTCTTGGgttttctttttcaatgttttctttgtttttgttttttctctattatttttgttttctcaagaacgtaaagtaaaaaaaaacaaactattattattattattattattattattattattgtttgatATTCTGTTTTCCTCTCAACTATTATCTAACTCTATCTGATCTATCTAACTATGTCTAACTGTatcaattatcatcatcattatcattattagctaTTATTAGTGTTAGATATTATGAttttcctccgtgtgtgtgtgtgtgtgtgtgtgtgtgagcgaggaAATTGAAACGCGTTATATCCTGGTTCTAGACTCGTTCGCTTCCTGTCCCCGAACTCTCCTTCAGAAGCAAGATCCACCATTTTGCCCCTAAACAAActacatagatagataattagacggatagatagacagagacagacagatagatagagggagcgTATGATATGAATAACTTATCTATTTGAGCACTAGTAATAacaatagatatatagatagatcgatagatggatagatagacagagatagacaaatagattgatagatggatagatagacagagacagacagatagatagaaaaagagagagcgaaTGATATGAATAACTAATCTATTTGAGCACTAGTAATAacaatagatacagatagatagatagatagatagatagatagataaatagatagatagacagcaagAGAGAGCGTCTGATATGAATGTCTTGTTTCTACGAGTATTAATAAGAGTCTACGTTTGCCAGTACAAGGTCGACCCATAAAGACTTCGTTAAGCAACACCTCACTCTAATTTCTAACCCGCCGCGCCacctgctagagagagagagagagagagagagagagagagagagagagagagagaggaggagagaagagagagagtgtgtatgtgtgtgtgtgtgtgtgtgtgtgtgtgtgtgtgtgtgtgtgtgtgttggagtgagAAAAAACTAAGTAGGTGCCTGAAaatacaatcacacacacacacacacacacacacacacacacacacacgtacacacatactttttcattatcatcatccttattattattagaaaacaggaaaagaatatgtgtgtgtgtgtgtgtgtgaattacaaAATGACACGTTTTGAAACAAGTACCTCCCTCATCTATTTGGGCGGGTCAGCTGAGGCGTTGAAACCACCTGACCAATACACGGCAAGAACAGGTATACCAGACACGCCCTGCCCTATccaccccttccctaccctacccagcCCTGACATTGCTTGCAgcctccccctcacaccccttACCTCGCCTTGCCTGCCCTACCCAGCCCTGttcttccctgtctctctgtAAGCCTATATAACCGAGGGTGTAGCTGGAGTAGGCACAGTCCAGCCTCAGACAGTCCAGCAACAACATGAACTCGAAGGTACAGCGATGGTAACTTTATTTGTAAGGTGACCAGGAGAGGTTGGCTGGGTTGAGGGCTTGGTTAGGGTAGTCTTTGGTAGCTGGTGGGTTGGTTAAGTACTGGGTGGACTTGTAATGCGTGGGATATCTTCTGACAGTCAACCAGTAACATGAACGGAAAGATGGAGCGTTAGGTTGGGTTGAATGGTTGAGGGGTTAGTGAGGGTGGTCTTTGGTAGCTGGTGGGTTGGTTAAGTACTGGGTGGACTTGTAATGCGTGGGGTATCTTCTGACAGTCAACCAGTAACATGAACGGAAAGATGGAGCGTTAGGTTGGGTTGAATGGTTGAGGGGTTAGTGAGGGTGGTCTTTGGTAGCTGGTGGATTGGTTAAGTACTTGGTGGAGTTGTAATGCGTGGGGTATCTTCTGACAGTCAACCAGAAACACGAACGGAAAGATGTAGCTATCGGTAACTTCACTTGTAAGGGGACCATGGGCGTTAGTTGGGTTGAAGGGTTGAGGGGTTGGTTAGGGTGGTCTTTGGTAGCTGGTGGGTTGGTTAAGTATTTGGTGGACTTGTAATCAATGGTAACTTGTCTTAGGGAGGTTTTGCATTGGGTTAATAAAGACTACTGATGTTTGCAAGTCTGTTTGTTGGCTTGTCTTTGAGTTTTGGCGTTGGGTTAGTAAAAAAAACACTCAGATTTGATTAATGGTGGATGTGAAAGATTTGTGAGTCGGGGAACTAGTTGGTTTGGTTTCTCAgtcacatttattcttgtcatttCTACTCAATAACGTATAATATAACACTCGTCTCTGTCAGCCCGAATACAGTCTGGGAACGGTGGTTCATGGCGGCGATCAGCGGGCGTGTTTTAATATGTAGTATTTCAAAAGTTTTGTTCTGAGAGCATTTTATTGGTGTAAGAAAGGTGTGCTAACGAGTGTCTCCCGCAGGTGTTCTTCCTCCTGGCGGGCGTGGCCGTGGCCCTCGCCGCCCCTGACCGCCCCAGGACCAGCTACGGCCCCCCAAGAAGGGTAAGCAGCACCCGCCACACAATGATTCACAGCTAATTCCATTTATTGCTCTTGTGGGATACACTGCGATATCTGTCAGGCACACGCGGCCACTGTCAGGCCGCCTCGCCTTCTTCCCATCAATCCATTGTTGCTGACACCCTCAGGTCCACGCTGTCCtctcacccactccctccctttgtttcccccccccccctatcccGTCACCCGCTCCTCCCTAACTCtcgtcctccttcatcctccaggactcctcctccttcgagcACTTCTCCCTTTCGTCCGGCTCCGCTGAGTCCTTCGAGCATTTCCGCCCCGCCTCGGCCTCTGCCGAGTCCTTCGAGCGCTTCGTGCCCAGGTACCGCTCCGCCGAGTCCGGCTCCGATGAGTCGTACGAGTCGTCCGAGGCCAAGTACGACTTCCAGTGGGCCGTGAACCACCCACCCTCCCGCAACGACTTCGGGCAGCGCGAGGGCCGCGACGGCGACGACACCCAGGGCGTGTACACCGTGGCGCTGCCCGACGGCCGCCGCCAGACCGTCACCTACCACGTGGACGGCGACGACGGCTACATCGCCGACGTGAAGTACTCCGGCGAGGCGCGCTTCCCCGACTACTCCCGCGAGTCCGGGTCCTACGAGTCCCGCCAGTTCTCCTCCGGCTCCGACGAGTCCTTCGAGACCCGCCGCGTCTACGCCCCCCCCAGCAGGAGCTACCTCTCCCCCAGCTCCAACGAGTCCAAGTAAACCGTGAAGCAGCCCAAGACGAGACCACCGCCCGCCGGGGACAAGACCGCCGCGTCAGCGTCCCCCGAACAATGCCTGCCGACACAACCATTCTTCATTCTTCAGCACTCGGAGCATCTTCACTAAATTCCTGTCCTAGTATTACTTATTTATTGAATAAACTACTCAGATTACACACTGTTTTGCGTGAACCAACCCTAGAGAAACTTAAGACGACTCTAACCTACACAGCCCGGCCCAGGCTGAGCTACTGAATGTCTATACTAATGGAGGGCGGGGTTGCGATCAGACACGCCCCTCACACTGAAACACCCGAGAACCAACACAACAGCTGCCGGGGTGCGCGGGGGAGACGAACGCCTACACTGGGCACTTGATGCACGTCACACCCAACACTGCGGCGGGGCGGCGAACACGTGTGAAAACAACTTTATTTTCGGCTCCTGAGGCATTAATATTAACAAAGTGGGTGAAGGGTACGCTACACGATTCCTTGCTTCCTTGAACGATATAGAATGAGGTCAgcatgtgttgggggggggaggggggaggggctcgtgtgtgtgtgtgtgtgtgtgttcatatccCGTAGCGCACAAGGATTGGGAGATCGTTTTAAAGGGGAAACAAAGCAATTTTCTGGCCCCCGTATCACCCTTGCATGGACGAGTCAacctgggggtggggtgggggggggcagagaTATCCTTGGGTCCATTAAAAcgactctacacacacacacacacacacacacacacacacgcaaaaaaagaaACATGTTCGAAATGACTATGCagaaattattataaaaaaaacaaaccATACGGTGGTGAGCGAGTGAACCTTGTTGGCAAAATACTTACACGATTGTCTCTCTGTAATAAAAAGTAATCCATGCCTTCCTTCGGCCGCTcttctctgtttgtttttataggagcagcgacgagggagcttgtttgtttttataggagcagcgacgagggagcttgtttgtttttataggagcagcgacgagggagcttgtttgtttttataggaGCAGACGAGGGagcttgtttgtttttataggagcagcgacgagggagcttgtttgtttttataggagcagcgacgagggagcttgtttgtttttataggagcagcgacgagggagcttgtttgtttttataggagcagcgacgagggagcttgtttgtttttataggaGGAGCGACGAGGGagcttgtttgtttttataggagcagcgacgagggagcttgtttgtttttataggagcagcgacgagggggcttgtttgtttttataggagcagcgacgagggggcttgtttgtttttataggagcagcgacgagggagcttgtttgtttttataggagcagcgacgagggagcttgtttgtttttataggagcagcgacgagggagcttgtttgtttttataggagcagcgacgagggagcttgtttgtttttataggagcagcgacgagggagcttgtttgtttttataggagcagcgacgagagagcttgtttgtttttataggagcagcgacgAGGGAGCTTGTTTGTTTCCTTTGTGTTGTTGcgcttgagctgtttcctctactatAAAAATAAATCATCGTGTGTTTCAGAATAACAGGCGAAAATAAGAAGCTTACttgtatgtgtgtgaggggagtgagaggggatgaaagggggcagagagggggaggaggcggataAGGAGGAGTACAATGCTGCCTAGTGAAAGCAAGACCTAAACGAATCTAGGACATAAATAAGGCCGTAAAAAGTGTC includes:
- the LOC127004810 gene encoding pro-resilin-like isoform X2 — protein: MNSKVFFLLAGVAVALAAPDRPRTSYGPPRRDSSSFEHFSLSSGSAESFEHFRPASASAESFERFVPRYRSAESGSDESYESSEAKYDFQWAVNHPPSRNDFGQREGRDGDDTQGVYTVALPDGRRQTVTYHVDGDDGYIADVKYSGEARFPDYSRESGSYESRQFSSGSDESFETRRVYAPPSRSYLSPSSNESK
- the LOC127004810 gene encoding pro-resilin-like isoform X1: MNSKQVFFLLAGVAVALAAPDRPRTSYGPPRRDSSSFEHFSLSSGSAESFEHFRPASASAESFERFVPRYRSAESGSDESYESSEAKYDFQWAVNHPPSRNDFGQREGRDGDDTQGVYTVALPDGRRQTVTYHVDGDDGYIADVKYSGEARFPDYSRESGSYESRQFSSGSDESFETRRVYAPPSRSYLSPSSNESK